From the genome of Pseudomonas sp. gcc21, one region includes:
- a CDS encoding 23S rRNA (adenine(2030)-N(6))-methyltransferase RlmJ, with translation MNYRHSYHAGNHADIFKHAVLLRMATLMQRKDTPYCYLDSHAGTAMYDLEGEAAGKTGEYRDGIARLWDRDDLPAMFAALRSAVAAHNPDAALRYYPGSPQLIADSLREQDRMILSELHPEDAATLREHFSHDARIAVHQRDGYELAKAFLPVAEKRALWLLDPPFEKENELARCLVSMQTAIQRMRQTVIALWYPIKDQRLLRDFYRQVADSGLPKVLRVELNVRPADNQLGLNGSGLMLVNPPWPLWEELDTALPWLAKVLAQSGDGECRMDWLVGEP, from the coding sequence ATGAATTACCGCCACAGTTACCACGCCGGCAATCACGCTGACATCTTCAAGCACGCCGTACTGTTGCGCATGGCGACGCTGATGCAGCGCAAGGACACGCCGTATTGCTACCTCGACAGTCATGCCGGCACGGCAATGTATGATCTGGAAGGGGAGGCGGCCGGCAAAACCGGCGAATACCGTGACGGTATTGCCCGTCTGTGGGACAGGGATGACCTGCCGGCTATGTTTGCCGCACTGCGCAGCGCTGTCGCCGCGCACAACCCGGATGCGGCCCTGCGCTATTACCCTGGTTCACCCCAGCTGATCGCCGACTCGCTGCGCGAGCAGGACCGCATGATTCTCAGCGAACTGCATCCTGAAGACGCGGCCACTTTGCGCGAGCACTTCAGTCATGACGCGCGCATCGCGGTGCACCAGCGCGATGGGTACGAACTGGCCAAAGCCTTTCTGCCGGTCGCCGAAAAACGCGCCCTGTGGTTACTGGATCCGCCCTTTGAAAAGGAAAACGAGCTGGCGCGCTGTCTGGTGTCGATGCAAACCGCGATACAGCGCATGCGGCAGACCGTCATTGCGCTCTGGTATCCGATCAAGGACCAGCGTCTGTTACGCGACTTCTACCGCCAGGTGGCTGACTCCGGGCTGCCCAAGGTGCTACGCGTGGAGCTGAATGTGCGTCCGGCTGATAACCAGCTCGGACTGAACGGTTCGGGCCTGATGTTAGTAAACCCACCCTGGCCGCTGTGGGAGGAGCTGGACACCGCCTTGCCATGGCTGGCGAAGGTCCTGGCGCAATCCGGCGATGGCGAATGTCGGATGGATTGGCTGGTGGGTGAACCCTAA